A genomic region of Glycine max cultivar Williams 82 chromosome 15, Glycine_max_v4.0, whole genome shotgun sequence contains the following coding sequences:
- the LOC100809039 gene encoding uncharacterized protein has product MESDRDPWLGMDKLYHVLMCFSLTFLFYALASLTPYPYRRYAISIGSVLSLLAGAAKEAADHLGYFRSSGASLRDALADILGVCIASFALSLFRSPPPPPHLRALSLV; this is encoded by the coding sequence ATGGAGTCAGATCGAGACCCATGGTTGGGAATGGACAAGTTGTATCACGTCCTCATGTGTTTCTCGCTCACATTTCTCTTCTACGCCCTTGCTTCTCTCACCCCTTACCCATACCGACGCTACGCTATTTCCATCGGATCTGTGCTTTCTCTCCTCGCCGGCGCCGCCAAAGAGGCCGCTGATCACCTCGGCTACTTCCGCTCTTCCGGAGCTTCCCTCAGGGACGCCCTTGCCGACATCCTTGGCGTCTGCATCGCTTCCTTCGCTCTTTCTCTTTTCCGATCCCCTCCTCCGCCTCCTCACCTCCGCGCTCTCTCCCTTGTTTGA
- the LOC100809585 gene encoding zinc finger protein 1: MDLILSESRPSENLSIPFLETPRPCSKPQVPSMDTQKEKKEEDKEQPHESAPHLALLDLSLPSKDSGGDDDESKPLNLINCIDTNLSMNSSESSHGHGDELEPRIFSCNYCQRKFYSSQALGGHQNAHKRERTLAKRGHKAGAAVSIDFARRYSNISMASLPLHGSYNRSLGIQAHSMINKPSYQTQTPFSGLSRSHAQKRLMFSQPPIGAESESSLTGGIPVPRLGKFSPRLVPEGFGGYWLDSINHLKTKQEDQLHKLDLSLKL, from the coding sequence ATGGACCTTATATTGTCAGAGTCACGTCCATCAGAAAATCTGAGCATTCCATTTTTAGAGACTCCACGTCCATGCTCAAAGCCGCAAGTACCTTCCATGGATACccagaaggagaagaaggaggaGGACAAAGAACAACCCCATGAGTCTGCTCCACACCTTGCACTACTGGATCTAAGTCTCCCTAGTAAAGATTCAGGCGGTGATGATGATGAGTCAAAGCCACTCAACCTCATCAACTGTATCGATACAAATTTGTCCATGAACTCCTCAGAATCTAGTCATGGACATGGTGATGAATTGGAGCCCCGGATATTCTCATGCAACTACTGCCAAAGGAAGTTTTATAGCTCGCAGGCACTTGGGGGACACCAGAATGCGCATAAGCGTGAAAGAACATTGGCCAAAAGAGGACACAAAGCTGGTGCTGCAGTTTCCATAGATTTTGCACGGAGGTACTCCAACATCAGCATGGCTTCTCTGCCTTTGCATGGTTCCTACAACAGGTCACTTGGCATTCAGGCGCATTCTATGATCAACAAACCCTCTTATCAAACACAAACACCCTTTTCTGGTTTGTCCCGTTCTCATGCTCAGAAGCGGCTTATGTTCTCACAACCGCCAATTGGGGCAGAAAGTGAATCATCTTTGACTGGTGGCATCCCAGTCCCACGGTTAGGGAAGTTTTCTCCAAGGCTGGTGCCAGAGGGATTTGGAGGTTACTGGTTGGATAGTATTAACCATTTGAAGACTAAACAAGAGGATCAGTTGCACAAGCTTGACTTGTCCCTCAAACTCTAA